The following is a genomic window from Mauremys mutica isolate MM-2020 ecotype Southern chromosome 4, ASM2049712v1, whole genome shotgun sequence.
GCAGAAGGCCTAACCTCAGTTGATCACGCCCACGCTGCCCAGAAGGGCATGGTAGAACTCTGCGTACATGTTGGTGTAGAAGTCAGAGTTGTCTGATGCCACCTGCTATGGGAGACACAGAGCCAAAAGGCTAAAGGAGATCTCCCAACGGACAGATTGATTTGcccgctcctcctccccacctcctccaagtcagctgggcctctgtccagaGGCCCCCTAGAGGGAAAAATGGCCCCGTGTCCCACTCCTTGAACTAGCCTGGCCACCTGGGTGCAGCATGGTGGCTGAAGGgggacacttcagtctgtggctGAGTGAGAATGGCTTTGAACTAGGGTTGTGAATCCACCAACACTTTATGCCCAGTGGGTTCCCGCAGTGTATGTTCATTGTGGTGCCGTGGATCTGCTGGAGAtatggtggcgggggggagggagtcaGATTTGCAGTTAGAAAGCTCTTCGTTGGGAGGCAGCACTGAGGTGGCCCTTTGCCAAAGCAGCAGAGGGTGGCAGCAGAAATGAGGGAGCCCTGGGCAGCCCTCCCTTACCCCACGCAAACGAGGCTGAAATCACCAGATCTAGGTGGGGTGGTGGAGCCTGGGGGCTAGCCCAGCTGGCATTTCTCAAAGGATAGGGCACAGGCCTGTCTGATGCCGGGCTCTGGGACGAGGCCAACAGCTGACAGCAAACCGTGAGTGGAGCGTAGCGGAGGAGGAAACCACTGCTGAAGGGGCATCTGTTCAGTGGTTGTGGGTGGGGAACTGAATTAGAGGACACAGCTGGGGACACTAAGGGGCAGGACTGGGTGTTTACTTATTATTCATAAGTGCAGAGAGGTACGTTATTGCTGAGCTCTCCCCAGTTGGGTGCTGGTTTCCCCGTCCCCTCTAACAAAGCTCTTCTTGTTTCATGCACTCTCAGTTTGTCTCTTAACGTCCCCCCAGGAAAGATATTTAGTGATCCTAGAAATTTGATAGGATGGCTCCAACTGGTGCTATTGGTTAGCTTTCCAAAGGAAGCCCTAGATATTTGACCTGACATTTGTTGCTGCGGACACGACCCCGCAGACCAGGTTACGCACCCAGAGCACTTTGGTCTTCTGACCCTCAGTATTTTGACACAAAGCCAACATTTTCTGGGAACAAGCAGAACCTTTTTTGGGAAAATTTCATTTGAAAAGTGGGTTGAAAAATGGGAAACTGTTGCATGGCCCTAGCTGTAATTCTACCTTCCCCCTCGCCCGCGTGGTCCCAGCTGTGCCAGGGAGTGCCACCCCAAAGGGGAAATACTCAAAGGTGTCTTCAACAATCAGTTTAATCACAGCTGGGATCACAAAGCCCAAAACGCTTCCTAATATCGGTCAATGTCAGTGGGCAGAGTTAAAGGGATTTGGGTGTCTTGGCTGTGTGGTACTGAATTTAACATGTCTGGATTGCTTTTGAGTGTGACCTCAGGCCTGGAGTCCTTGGGGATAGTGAAGTTTGGTTTGAGGATAATCAACATCGCGGGGAGGTATTTAACTCTTGAGTTACTGAGACAGACTGGCCCTTGAGGGAGTCCTTTGCATGGGAACACTCTCGGGCTGGTTAGTATCAATGCGGAACAGGCAGATCCATCATGGGTTAGAAGCATCATGGGTTAGAGCACGCTGTGCTCAAGATGTTGCTGAATGGGGACCTatttcccagcccctcccaccccacttaaaGCTGCTCCAACTTGTATTGTCCATGAGATGGGGAAAAGAGCTGATGAGAGCAGGGTGGAACAGCAAGAGACATGACAAGCCCCAAGGAAGTGGgggagaaagagatctggggaaGATGTctctggcaggggatggggaaggtgaCACAGTGACTGTGGAAGAGTTAGAGATGCAATACGCTGAGCAGGATGTCCCAGGGAAAGcaagggaggaggagcagagcagATGCAGGAGGCAGATGAGCATGCAGTTAGATTGGGTGGAAGATCATTGAGCCGTTGCTGGAGTGTCTGGAAGAGGAACTGGGATGGGGCAGTGCAGGGAAGTGGGATGGGAGTGCTGTGTGTATGGGTCTAGGGTGGTAGGGTCCATCAAAAAGGGCAGGTTATGGGCCCTGGAGATTAGGACCGAACCTCTAAAGGTGGGTatagggctgtgggggagagcaaggcctgtggggctgggggtagcAGGGCCCATGTGAGGCTGGAGTTGGGAGATGTTACTGATTCCACTTGGCCAACAATGATCCCCAGactcccctacacctcctcccttGTCAGGTCCCCTGGGCGGTTGGGCTGGGGACTCACGCCAGGGCTGTGCCTGGTGCTGGCCTGGGGGTTAACGTGGGGTCTTTCACCAGTGCTGGGTTGTGAAGAATGAAGTACCACAGGTTGGGCTGGCGCTGGAAGCCCTGACTCTCCTGCAACCTCTGCATGGGGTAGTTCTCCATGGCCACATAGCCGTAGCTGGGATAGCCTAGTGCGTGCAACCGCTTGGCTAACAAATTAGTCAGCATCCCCATGTAGCCGCACCGCCGGTGCTGGGGCAGAGTGTAGCCAGGCCCCATGGCACCAAACGGGTATGAAGCGACCCAGCTGACCGGGTGgccagcagcatccagcaggCAGATACTGGGGAAGTGGCGGATCAGGCTGGCCAGGTACTTCCTGCTTTTCTCGTTCCCCCCAAAGCTCCATGTATCATTCAGCAGGTCAGCGTGGGAGACATCCAGGGACGAGAGCCTCATGGCTGGGTCCAGCCTAGGGGAGCAGAAAGCAGCAGAGCAAAGCCCCAAAGGTCACCGATCAGAGTGACACCTCAGAAACATGAGATGGCCCTAAGATCATGAGGTTTGTTAAAACTATGACACTGTGGTTGCTGGTCTCCCTTGACagctgaactcccctgcccccaacccctggATGTGACATGATCAGTACTGTCAACACTCCCAGATTTATTATGGTGATGTGGGCCTCACTGCAGAATCTCCTATCCCCATATCTGCCCATCTGTTGCCCAACAAATCATTCTGCCCCATCAGTTCTGCCCCTACACAGGCACCGATcaactctgtctccagccctgcccgccccagccccctcccagcttCCCCTCTACACCCTCTGGTGTTCTTCCATGCCTCCCAGCCctgtgggggctgcagcaggctcCCCTCTGCCCTTTCCAGGATGGGTGTCCCAGGGAAGTGGTGAACAGGGACACCACACTGTTCCATTGCTCacaagaggggtgggggaggagggagtggaacCACCTTGAGATGCTGAGCAAATTCTGcttcctcttcccccaacccaTCCCATGAGAAGGTGTCAGTTACCTCAGGGAGAGGGAAGGGCAGGGACCTCTTactgcagcagctctgattggctgctcttcccccagTGGGGCATGTGGGAGAGGCAGTCAGTCAGACTgggctcccccaaccccctccccggcAGGGTGGGATTCCCATAAAGATCATTGTAAAATGGGCTCCAGGCCTGGCCAAACTTGTGGGACTCAGGAGAGGGGGATAACAGAGCCAAGTAGAGAGGTGAGGAAGCTGCCTTGCTTGGGGGATTGGAAATGGGACATGGTGCCTTTTCCCCTTACCCATACGGTGGCAAGGCTGCCTAATATCTCGTCTCATTAGAACTGAGTGTCTCATTCCCCTTCCTGATAGAGACCCCCCATCCCTAAAGTGCCCCTGGGGTATCTGCCCCTTCCTGGGTGAGAAGCTGAGGTCTGCACAGACTGTGGACAGGGAAGGCTCCTCTCCATCCTGGGCAAGGTGAGATGTGGTGCAGGGATGGGTGGGAGCACGGTCTCttgctgcccaagccctgccagggctggctggctgaaggAGTGCCTGGTCCCCAGGGGCCATTTGCATCAGGGTTTcctggcacaggctgggggcCCTGTGCAGGAGCTGAAGAGAGATCTCCCTCCCCATGGCTGGCCCCACCTGAATCTGGCTACGCTCCCCAGTCCCTGCAGGGTCCCTGAAGGAGGTTGGGCTCAGTGCCAATCCCACTGAGATTCTGCTGGTGGCaacaggaccccagtgccctagGCCCTGCATAAGGAATAGTCAGCCAGATCTTTGGCAtcccagttagggtgaccagatgtcccaattttatagggacagccctcaTATTtcgggctttgtcttatataggtgcctattacccctcaccctcatcccaatttttcatgcttgctgtctggtcaccttaatcCCAGTGCCATGCTGGCCAATGCCCCCACTTCTTAGGCTGCCTCCTCCCTACCACAtcccctgtggggccctgtgACACAGGCAGACACTGACCGGATCTCAGGCATGGAGTTGGGATCTGGGTGAAAATAGGTGAAGTAGCGCAACACCTCCAGCTTGATCCCCTTAGCTTCGGCGACGTCCTTGGAGACTTCATACATTCCATCCCGGATTCCTGCAGGGGGCAGCGACGGGCCATGAGCAGTGCGGAAAGGGACTGAATGATGGTGACAAAAGGGCCCAtatgtgtggggagcccagcctGGCACACGGGTCGGGAGGGGCAGGAGTCTGAGCTTCCAaatccccatccccagctcttgGGGAAGAGGGTGTGGTCAGGTGAGCTGACACCAGCCCAGCACTGGCAAGGGGCTACCCCATATGTTCCTGCCCTGCACAGGGCTTCTGGGAGCAGCCTTGCAgcctggggggagcagagggctctggggctggcattgtagggtgggatcctggggttGACCCAGACAGGACATATATGTTCAGTTGCTGTGGGGCTCTCCCAGATGCTTTGGGGCACAAGTTACCAAGGATGCGGAAGGTCTGTCCCCAGTTGACAGCACCCGCACTGGCCAGCAGGGCCTGGTAGGCACCTACGTCCCGGTAGTACACTGTGTATGTGTTGGTGTACAAATCAGAGTCATCCGATGCCACCTGTTGGGGGAGACATACAGCCAAGACGGGAGAATTCCCAGTGGAATGACTGATCTGCCTGCCCCATCTCCCCTGAGCCAGCTTGGTCCCCCCTAGAGGGGAAGGTCTGCGTGTCCCATTCCCAGCCGCCAAGCCAGCTTGGCTCAACCCTGTGGCTCCTTGAAGAGGAAGGGCCCCGAATCCCAGTCCCTGTCTCCTCCCTGAGCCAATCTGGCCCCCTGTCCTGGAGTCCCCTAGAGAGGAAAGGCCTCGGGTTCCATTCTACATCCTCCCGAGCCATCCAGGTCCCCAGGTGCAGCGCAGTGACTGAGGAGCTTCACCTCTCTCTGTGGCCGGGTGAGGACGACTTTGAACTCAGGCCATGAATCCACCAGCACCTCCTGCGCAGCTGGGTTCCCCCGGTTTATGGTCATCACGGTGCCATAGACCTGCCAGAGACATGGAGGTGTtggggtcagagctggaggggaggCAGCAATTCCCACTCCCACAACTCTGTTTGGAGCCACCCAGTATTTATTGGGGGGTTTCATTATCTCGTGATCTTCTGCACATTAGGTGGGTTTTTGCCCTTCTCCAACATggtctccctctcccatcccttccAATGGGGCTGACACCACAGGCTGCCCTTAGTTAAAATGGCCAACACATCACAATGAGTTCAGGGGGCTGAGGCCTGGGAAGACGAGTGCCCCAGGCTCTGGGTaccagagatggggggcaggggaatgtgAGGAGCAGCAAGGAGAGGTGAATGGGGAGCGagtgggggatgtgggggaagctaggggttggggtgaggagcagggagggggtagggatgtggaggggagagagatggggaagggagTATGAGGGATGAGGCAGGACCTGTCTCTGACCACTCCCTGGGTTTACTCTCCTGATTTAAGGGTCTGACTCCTTATTTGTGGGTCCTGGCCTGGGATCGCAGGAGAGACCCAGAGAGCAGAGGAGGGGAGACAAAGGGGCTggtgacccccacacacacttgagCCCTGTGATGACATGGAATCATGGAGGGAGCCAGAGCTACCCAGGTCTTTGCTCGGCTGGCACGGAGCCTGCCCATGCAGTGACTGGCTGGCACAGAGCCTGCCTGTGCTGTAACTGTTTGATATGGAGCCAATCTGCCCTGTGACTGGCTGGGGAGGTCCCACCAGCTACACTGGGTGAGCAGCAGGAATTTGCTGGATTTGGAGTTTGGGAGAAAGGAGatgtgagtggggagggggcggcttGGAGAGCAGCCAGCACCTGTggggaggggcctgaccccgagctAGCCCTTGACCCGGGGCTTGGGTCTTGCCCCCAACCAGCCCTATCTCATCACCCCATCACCCTGGGGAGAGAGAACTTTCTGCCCTGCTCCCATCCCCAGAAAAAAGATCGGTCCTTGTCACCAGCAATGTATCGGGCAAGTGCCTCCGTAATGTCCCCTCCATCAGCCGCAGCTTGGAGGAGCAGCTCAGGATCAGCATCTCTGGTGTGAATGGGCCCTCGGCAGATTCCAGCAGGGGTGGCACAGGGGATGCCCTGTGTGGGAGAGACCCATCAGTTCCCTGTGACcttcccccagccgcccccacctccctgggGACAGGAGGGGTGTCTGCAACCCCCGCCCACCACCCTGGGGACAGGAGGGGTGTCTTCCAGCCCTGCCAAAATAACAAATGCTGTGGGTAgacctacaataacaaaccactCTGGTTACAACACCTTTATCCaccagagaccctacaataaccacCCCAATGGTTTTATTCTCAGTGCAGCATTTCTTGTGGATTTTCCTCTCCTCCTAAGTATCAGCACTTCCTTGCTGTTAATGTTTCAGATTTTCAATCTAAAAATTACTTCTGATGAGAATTTGCACAAGTGGTGCTTGGACGTTCCCAGAGCTCAAGCAGCGGCAGGTCAGTACCTCAACTGAGTTTAATTTCTCTTGTAAGGGGCAAAAAATCTTCACAACATTTCCCCCACAATTTGCTAAACTGTGTTTGTGATAGTCAAGACCCTACAAAAACATACCAGTCTGGGTGCTTCTCCCTTGCTCATCATAGACCCTAcaatacaatcatagaatcatagaatctcagggttggaagggacctcaggaggtcatctagtccaaccccctgctcaaagcaggaccagtccccaactaaatcatcccagccagggctttgtcaagcctgaccttaaaaatctccaaggaaggagattccaccacctccctaggtaacccattccagttcttcaccatcctcctagtgaaaaaggttttcctaatatgcaacctaaacctcccacactgcaacttgagaccattactccttgttctgtcatctggtaccactgagaacagtctagattcatcctctctggaatccccctttcaggtagttgaaagcagctatcaaatccccctcctcattcttctcttctgcagactaataatcccagttccctcagcctatcttcataagtcatgtgctccagcctcctaataatttttgttgaccttcactggactctttccaatttttccacatccttcttgtagggtggggcccaaaactggacacagtactgtagatgaggcctcaccaatgccgaatagaggggaatgatcacgtcccttgatctgctggcaatgttcctacatatacagcccaaaatgctgttagccttcttggcaacaagggcacactgttgactcatatccagcttctcatccactgaaacccctaggtccttttctgcagaactgctgcctagccactcagtccctagtctgtagcattGTATGGgcttcttctgtcctaagtgcaggactctgcacttgtctttgctgaacctcatcagatttcttttggcccaatcctctaatttgactagttccctctgtatcctatccctaccctccagcatatctaccactcctcccagtttgtcCTGTCTATGTGTCTGTGGCCCCAGCCATGCCAGGGCTGGTCTGTGCAGGACTCAGGTGGCCCCACTAGCTCCTACTTACCTGGACAGTTTCTCTGCCAGAGTAAGGGGCAGCCCCTGTGAagatagagagacaaggtgtccGTGAGGCAGTGAGGTCCCTGCCTGGCAGCAGCTGGTCCTGGCTCCACTGGGTCTCACTCTCCCTCAGGGGCTCCTCCAGCCTCTTATCCCTGAGTGAATGAACCATTAACAGAGTCTGTGcctggcccagagctgggggcagccACATCCCTGCAGTCACGGGCTCTCCTTCCATTGGCAGGGAGAGATGAGATGATTTCCTGGGGCCAGTGGAGTAGAATTCTGAGGAAACGTGAGCACAGCCAGGCGTGGGACATGGGCAAAccagttctgctggtgcccctcaatcctgagtCCGACCCACAGCGCCTGCTgtcctagccctgggctcccccactgcagctccttCCTAGCTTGCAGTTTCTGTCTATTGCTTTGATTGAGGGTTGTGTTGTGAGCCCCCAGTCTGGGCCCCTCTCCTTGGCTTCGTCTTTGCCTCAGCTCTGTGTCTCTTCCATGCCAAGGGGTGTGTGC
Proteins encoded in this region:
- the LOC123369956 gene encoding glycine-N-acyltransferase-like protein 3 isoform X2 gives rise to the protein MLILSCSSKLRLMEGTLRRHLPDTLLVYGTVMTINRGNPAAQEVLVDSWPEFKVVLTRPQREVASDDSDLYTNTYTVYYRDVGAYQALLASAGAVNWGQTFRILGIRDGMYEVSKDVAEAKGIKLEVLRYFTYFHPDPNSMPEIRLDPAMRLSSLDVSHADLLNDTWSFGGNEKSRKYLASLIRHFPSICLLDAAGHPVSWVASYPFGAMGPGYTLPQHRRCGYMGMLTNLLAKRLHALGYPSYGYVAMENYPMQRLQESQGFQRQPNLWYFILHNPALVKDPTLTPRPAPGTALA
- the LOC123369956 gene encoding glycine-N-acyltransferase-like protein 3 isoform X1; the encoded protein is MTINCGNPAAQEMLVDSWLEFKAVLTWPCKEGLPLTLAEKLSRASPVPPLLESAEGPFTPEMLILSCSSKLRLMEGTLRRHLPDTLLVYGTVMTINRGNPAAQEVLVDSWPEFKVVLTRPQREVASDDSDLYTNTYTVYYRDVGAYQALLASAGAVNWGQTFRILGIRDGMYEVSKDVAEAKGIKLEVLRYFTYFHPDPNSMPEIRLDPAMRLSSLDVSHADLLNDTWSFGGNEKSRKYLASLIRHFPSICLLDAAGHPVSWVASYPFGAMGPGYTLPQHRRCGYMGMLTNLLAKRLHALGYPSYGYVAMENYPMQRLQESQGFQRQPNLWYFILHNPALVKDPTLTPRPAPGTALA